One Panicum virgatum strain AP13 chromosome 9K, P.virgatum_v5, whole genome shotgun sequence genomic region harbors:
- the LOC120648662 gene encoding protein BIG GRAIN 1-like, whose translation MERWAPAPARERPRRRPGQPSFSSTLLDAICDSLDDQPGGPGTTVAAARSAGSAQKKHEAALHCYYYKPSLAASHRAAPAPAPADDCSGRGYFSSSEVEYSLRRLRPIRTSGGVGAASVAPAEKPQQQQPAAVDKARGARKPSAASARGGCRRPASPGARLASLINAIFSGKRHSARQHPAPADEEPPCSTAPSTARPCLAKTPPSARARARPSRSRSRSRTVRFLDIDGEVAVAAAASGCRRIPVVEVEEDSDGGEQSSDASSDLFELENLAAIAPGSSATRCRRACGDELPVYGTTGAGLRHGIGRRRPFGYGTHGRSCSRVV comes from the coding sequence ATGGAGAggtgggcgccggcgccggcgcgggagaGGCCCAGGCGGCGGCCCGGCCAGCCGTCCTTCTCGTCCACGCTGCTCGACGCCATCTGCGACTCCCTCGACGACCAGCCCGGCGGGCCGGGAACGACGGTGGCCGCGGCGAGATCAGCCGGGAGCGCCCAGAAGAAGCACGAGGCGGCCCTGCATTGCTACTACTACAAGCCGTCCTTGGCCGCCAGCcaccgggcggcgccggcgcccgcgcccgcggacGACTGCTCCGGCCGCGGGTACTTCTCGTCGTCCGAGGTCGAGTactccctccgccgcctccgccccatccgcacctccggcggcgtcggggcggcCTCCGTGGCTCCCGCGGAgaagccgcagcagcagcagccggcggcggtggacaAGGCGAGGGGCGCGAGGAAGccgtccgccgcctccgcccgcggcGGCTGCCGCAGGCCGGCCTCCCCCGGCGCGCGGCTCGCCAGCCTGATCAACGCCATCTTCTCCGGCAAGCGCCATTCCGCGCGGCAgcacccggcgccggcggacgaGGAGCCGCCGTGCTCGACTGCCCCGTCGACGGCGCGCCCCTGCCTCGCCAAGACGCCGCcgtcggcgcgggcgcgggcgcggccgagccggagccggagccggagccggaccgTGCGCTTCTTGGAcatcgacggcgaggtggccgtTGCCGCGGCCGCCTCTGGCTGCAGGCGAATCCCGGTGGTGGAAGTGGAGGAGGACAGCGACGGCGGTGAGCAGAGCAGCGACGCCAGCTCCGACTTGTTCGAGCTCGAGAACCTCGCGGCCATTGCTCCGGGGAGTAGTGCCACGCGTTGCCGGAGAGCGTGCGGGGATGAGCTTCCGGTGTACGGGACGACTGGGGCTGGGCTCCGGCACGGcattggccgccgccgtccgttcGGGTATGGCACCCATGGTCGGAGTTGTAGCAGAGTTGTTTGA